Genomic segment of Peribacillus frigoritolerans:
TTTGCCTTACCTTAGATATTCCATAAAACAAAAGGGGTGCTCCTATTGAATTACGCGGAAGACTACCTTTCTTTCCTTGTCCATTTCCATGGGACTAGGGATTACTTCGAATGTCATGAAATTCTTGAAGAATATTGGAAAGAAACCGCACCAAAAGAGCGTGACTCTCATTGGGTCGGGCTCATTCAAATTGCGGTTGCCCTGTATCATGATCGCAGGGGAAACAAAAAAGGGGCTGCAAGGACCCTGTCTAAAGCCCTGTCAAATCTCCACCATAAAAAGGCCGAGCTCCTGGAGTTGGGACTCGATCCAGAACGACTGTTCAAATTGCTCGAGGACACCCATGAGCGAATGTTATCTCAAAAGCCATATGAAAGCATTAATCTGCCGATTGCGGATCAAGGCTTGATCGAAATATGCCAGACGATGTGTTTGCAAGAAGGGTACAAATGGGGTGCAGACAGCGACATGGCTAATTCTTCCATAGTCGATAAGCATCTAATGCGTGACCGTTCGGATGTCATTTCTGAAAGGGCTCGGCAACTATCCCTTCGAAAAACAAGAAAGGAGGACCGCCCTTAAAGGTGGTCCTCCTTTCCAGCTTTCATATTCAGAATTCTTCACATCTGTCAAGAAAGCTTTCGGTAAACTCATTTGCTTTTAATTCTTTGTCAGGATATTGCTCCTTGATGGCCCTGACCATCGTTTTACCGATACCTTGCTTCCGGAAGGATGGATTTACAGATATATGTTGTATCTCAATGTGGTTTGGAGAGACTTCTATCCCGATCAAGCCCGTAATCTCTTCATCTTTCCATAAGAACAGCTGTAGATTTTCATCCGTTTCATAATTCTTCATCGTATTCCGAAGCGTTTTTATCTCTTTTTCATTTGGCATGAAAGATAATAATCCCATGGCAAACTTCTCATAACTTTTCTTATACTTAATCAACATAATATCCCTCGTTACTAAATAACGTTTTTATTATCTTCCTGTTTCCAATTAATTTGCTTTGAATAATAATCCTCACATATAACATTTACATCATACATAAAAACCTCGTTCGTTTCAACATCACTTTCAGCACTTGATTTATCGATGTGCTATGTGCTAAGCGATAAACAGCCAGTATACGATTCCCCACATCAAAGCGATAATAAGCATCATAAGTAAAAGAGTCTTATTACTTTTCCTCATCCCATACTCCCTTTATGAATGGTCCAAATATTTAAATAACGAATTCATTCTACTATAACTTAACACAATCTGACAAATATCCTTGCAATCTTGCTTCGATTTTACTACATTGGTAAAGTGATCTAGGTTCATAGAATGCCCTCTTAGGTATAAAAGACAAAGATACACCAAACTTTTTCGTTTAAAAAACGTAGCTATCTTAGGCTATATAAATTTTTTTCAGGAAAATATGTATCTTTTTTATCCTTTGTTTCGTCAAATACTATGAATCTGATTTAAAGTGCCGCCCTTTTATTGAAAGATTCCCAATTCAGCAGGAAAAGTTAAGGAGGATTATCATGAAAAAAATGAATAAATGGGTCATTGTAACCATTTTATTATGCCTATTATTGCCATATAAGGCTTTTGCAGATGCAGCTGTTGGTGAAATGATCGTCACACTTGGTGAGAATTTGACGAATGAACAAAAAAATATGATTTTATCAGAAATGAAAGC
This window contains:
- a CDS encoding GNAT family N-acetyltransferase; the protein is MLIKYKKSYEKFAMGLLSFMPNEKEIKTLRNTMKNYETDENLQLFLWKDEEITGLIGIEVSPNHIEIQHISVNPSFRKQGIGKTMVRAIKEQYPDKELKANEFTESFLDRCEEF
- a CDS encoding DUF309 domain-containing protein → MNYAEDYLSFLVHFHGTRDYFECHEILEEYWKETAPKERDSHWVGLIQIAVALYHDRRGNKKGAARTLSKALSNLHHKKAELLELGLDPERLFKLLEDTHERMLSQKPYESINLPIADQGLIEICQTMCLQEGYKWGADSDMANSSIVDKHLMRDRSDVISERARQLSLRKTRKEDRP